Sequence from the Methanocaldococcus sp. genome:
AAGATAGAGTTTTATCTTTTTTGAGATATGTTCCTTATAAATTTGTAAATTTTGAAGTTGATATAAGTAATATTAGAGAAATTAATGGAATAAAATATGTAAAAATAAGTGAAAGTTCTTTGGCATACAAATTCTTAGAGGAAAATTTTAATAAATATTTATTTTATGATGAAACTATCGATGTGTTAATGCACGCAATTCCTAAGGAAGATGTAAAAAGAATATTAAAACCAAAAGAACGATTAAAGGAAATTGTTAATGAAGAATATAAATTAAATGAGTTGGAAGAGAAATGTAGAAAATTATCTTTAATATTAGAGGATTATGGAGTTCCAATTAAAAGTATGGGAGTTAGCGGATCTCTATTGTTAAAGTTAAATAACAAAAATTCTGACATTGACTTTGTAATCTATGGTAGAGAGATGCATAAAAAAGGAAGAGAAGCATTGAAACAGGCATTTGAAGATGGAAAATTAGAGCCATTGTCTGAAAATTTTTGGAAAATTGCATATAAAAAGAGAATTAAAGATAACACTTTAACTTATGAAGAATTTATATTTTATGAAAAGAGAAAGTATAATAGAGGAGTCGTAAATAATACAATGTTTGATTTACTATTTACAAGGGAATGGGATGAAATTAAAGGAAAGTATGGTGATAAGAGATATAAAAATTTGGGCTTTGTAGAAATAGAAGGAGTTGTATTAAATGATGATTTTGCCTTTGACAATCCTGCAATTTATGAGATAGAGTGCTACAATGATGAAAATATAAAAGAGGTTGTTTCTTTCACCCATACTTATGCAGGACAGTGTTTTAATGGAGAGGAGATTATTGCAAGAGGAAAATTAGAGGAGGTTA
This genomic interval carries:
- a CDS encoding nucleotidyltransferase domain-containing protein is translated as MRVRIRDFIETNEGLYFAVNSYYHPEDRVLSFLRYVPYKFVNFEVDISNIREINGIKYVKISESSLAYKFLEENFNKYLFYDETIDVLMHAIPKEDVKRILKPKERLKEIVNEEYKLNELEEKCRKLSLILEDYGVPIKSMGVSGSLLLKLNNKNSDIDFVIYGREMHKKGREALKQAFEDGKLEPLSENFWKIAYKKRIKDNTLTYEEFIFYEKRKYNRGVVNNTMFDLLFTREWDEIKGKYGDKRYKNLGFVEIEGVVLNDDFAFDNPAIYEIECYNDENIKEVVSFTHTYAGQCFNGEEIIARGKLEEVIDKSGNKYKRVVVGTTREAYNEYIKLKNL